A window of candidate division KSB1 bacterium contains these coding sequences:
- a CDS encoding cell division protein ZapA, translated as MEPEKKTFKVNIYGTEYPIRGVADEDYILKVANYVDEKMREIDQKVAVKSALKVAILAALNITDELFRKRIESQELVERYENKISEIITRIEEIPFP; from the coding sequence ATGGAACCTGAAAAGAAGACATTTAAGGTCAATATATATGGTACAGAATATCCGATTCGAGGCGTTGCTGATGAAGATTACATTTTGAAAGTCGCAAATTATGTTGACGAAAAAATGCGAGAAATCGATCAGAAGGTCGCTGTCAAATCTGCTCTTAAAGTCGCAATTCTTGCTGCGTTAAATATTACCGACGAACTTTTTAGGAAACGAATTGAATCACAAGAATTAGTTGAACGATACGAAAATAAAATAAGCGAAATTATTACACGTATAGAAGAAATACCGTTTCCTTAA
- the rny gene encoding ribonuclease Y, with product MNMDMTTVVIIVISVVFFFLGRFLNLRILNAKIVNDKKSAEKTLSDAKIEAERLKKAKILEGKDRVYRLKRDFEREIRQKRNEINRLSKQVAEREENMDRRADLLVKRENELNKQKNQLSQNQMELNKKTEELDRLVREKIKQLESISRLTQDEAKKQLFTNLEEEVKREAAVTMKNIREKARLNANKEAKEMVIQAIQKISCSQAVESTTSLVRLPSDDMKGRIIGREGRNIRSFEMATGVEVIVDDTPEVVLLSCFEPIRREIAKLSLLKLIGDGRIHPGRIEDVVEKAREELEEKIADEGEHAILDVGIHGFSLEMTKAIGKLNYLTTFGQNMLQHSIEVAQLAGNIAAELGLDVNLTKRAGLLHDIGKALERRSEQTFAQMGADFTKKHGEGPVVQNTIQSFDGETQATSAIAVLVHAADQISSNRPGAQRENLALYIKRLEKLENAVREFNGIRETFVIQAGKEIKVVVDPEQLDDVQSNQLGIDIAKKIKNELKFPGQIKVSVIREFRAVNIAK from the coding sequence ATGAATATGGATATGACGACTGTAGTAATAATTGTAATTTCGGTTGTTTTTTTCTTTCTCGGTAGGTTTTTAAATTTACGCATTCTTAATGCTAAAATTGTTAACGATAAGAAGAGTGCGGAAAAAACATTAAGCGATGCTAAAATTGAAGCAGAACGCTTGAAAAAAGCTAAAATCTTAGAAGGTAAAGACAGGGTATATCGACTTAAAAGGGATTTTGAAAGAGAAATTCGCCAAAAGAGAAACGAAATCAATCGCTTGTCGAAGCAAGTGGCCGAGCGGGAAGAGAATATGGATCGACGCGCTGATTTGTTAGTCAAAAGAGAAAATGAGCTAAATAAGCAAAAAAATCAATTAAGCCAAAATCAAATGGAATTAAATAAAAAGACAGAAGAGCTTGATCGTTTGGTTCGGGAAAAAATCAAGCAATTGGAGTCGATATCCAGGTTAACTCAAGATGAAGCTAAAAAACAGCTCTTTACTAATCTTGAAGAAGAAGTAAAACGAGAAGCTGCGGTAACGATGAAAAATATTCGGGAGAAAGCACGGCTTAATGCTAACAAAGAAGCAAAAGAGATGGTTATCCAGGCTATCCAAAAAATATCATGTTCACAGGCGGTTGAATCTACAACAAGCCTGGTTCGGCTGCCAAGTGATGATATGAAAGGCCGAATTATTGGCCGGGAAGGCAGAAATATTCGTTCTTTTGAAATGGCGACCGGAGTGGAAGTAATTGTAGACGATACCCCGGAAGTTGTTCTTCTTTCGTGCTTCGAACCAATTCGGAGAGAAATTGCAAAATTATCGTTGCTAAAATTAATCGGCGATGGTCGCATACACCCAGGAAGAATTGAAGATGTTGTTGAAAAGGCAAGGGAAGAGTTAGAGGAAAAAATAGCAGATGAAGGGGAACATGCCATCCTTGATGTTGGTATCCATGGCTTTAGCTTGGAAATGACAAAAGCGATTGGAAAATTAAACTATCTCACAACATTTGGACAAAATATGCTGCAACACAGCATCGAGGTCGCTCAATTAGCGGGAAACATTGCGGCTGAATTAGGTCTGGATGTAAATTTAACAAAACGGGCCGGTCTTTTACATGATATTGGCAAGGCACTAGAGCGCCGTTCAGAACAGACCTTCGCTCAAATGGGAGCAGATTTTACTAAAAAACATGGCGAAGGGCCTGTAGTACAAAATACCATTCAGTCATTTGATGGAGAAACGCAAGCGACGTCAGCCATAGCTGTTCTTGTCCATGCTGCTGATCAGATTTCATCAAATAGGCCCGGGGCACAACGTGAGAACTTAGCGCTTTACATTAAAAGATTGGAAAAGCTGGAGAATGCGGTACGCGAATTTAATGGAATTCGAGAGACATTCGTTATTCAGGCTGGAAAAGAAATAAAA